Proteins encoded within one genomic window of uncultured Draconibacterium sp.:
- a CDS encoding DRTGG domain-containing protein encodes MKVSELVEKFGLKVFSGESGLDNEISGGYVSDLLSDVMGNAQEGQVWITLQTHQNVMAIASLKELAAVILVKGFEPEEDTLERSNEEGIPVLGTDKATFEMAGNLYITLT; translated from the coding sequence ATGAAGGTTTCTGAACTGGTTGAAAAATTTGGATTAAAAGTTTTTTCCGGCGAATCCGGATTAGACAATGAAATTTCCGGAGGGTATGTTTCCGATTTGCTGAGCGATGTAATGGGAAATGCGCAGGAAGGGCAGGTATGGATAACACTGCAAACGCATCAAAATGTAATGGCTATTGCCTCGCTGAAAGAGCTGGCAGCAGTAATTTTGGTAAAGGGTTTTGAGCCCGAAGAAGATACGCTCGAACGCAGTAACGAAGAAGGAATTCCTGTATTGGGAACCGACAAAGCCACATTTGAAATGGCAGGGAATTTATATATTACCTTAACGTAA